A segment of the Cinclus cinclus chromosome 3, bCinCin1.1, whole genome shotgun sequence genome:
GGAGTAGATATTATTTTAGATTGTGTTGGTGCCTCATACTGGGAGAAGAACCTCAACTGTCTGAGTACTGATGGCCGGTGGATTATTTATGGACTGCTGAGTGGAGGTGAAGTCCATGGGGATTTGCTGGCAAGGCTGCTTTCCAAAAGAGCCAGCATCCACACGAGCCTGTTACGGTCCCGAGACAAGCAGGCGAGTAGTGACTATCAGCAGTGTAtgcaatttgattttaaaatttatgatAGTTTTGagagatttcttttaaaaccagTGTTAAACACATTCTTGTCAAAAAATACCCACCTTGAACTGTTACTACatgcttttcaaaatgtcacaaaattatgtcctttttctatttttatcaaATTTCTCTCTGAACGAGAGGAATGACACCCAGGACTTCTTAATGTGCTTCATGAGTACCATAATTTAGATAGTTGGCCCCAGATTAAATAAAACTCCTGTGATTGAGCAACTTGATCAAGGCtgaggaggggaaaataaaCATCTCTATTAGGTCACTTTTCAAAGTAGAAACCAAGGCCATTTGGATGCCCAGTTACCAAGGAAAATTCACTTTATGTGGAATATTCTCAGATATGGCAGTAAAAGACAGGAGATGCGGAGCCATAGGGTATATTCCATGCATGGTTTAAGACACAATATTTACAAGTACTTTATCAGTTTAAATGGTTCTGCACTGAGCTCACACCACTTTCTTTGGAGAAAGTCATTCAATTAAGATGTAATAAATCTAAAAGCCATCTTCTTGTTTGTAATCTAGATCTGTCAGGTGTTTTTATGTCCATTTCACTGTGAGAATGTCAGAAGGCGTCTCCTTGAGGGCGGTGTACATTTTATACGCCGCTCTCTGAGACACCTCGGCGAGTGAAACGATTGGAAATAACCTTGCCGGTGTTTTTTTCCGCAGTACAAGGAGCGGCTGGTGAGAGCCTTCACTGAGGAGGTGCTGCCCCATTTTTCCGGAGGGGTTTCCCCGCGTCTCCAGCCCCTCGTGGACAGTGTTTACCCCCTGCACGCTATCGCTGAGGCACACAGGGCTATGGAGGAAAACAAGAATATCGGCAAAATCGTCATCGAAATTCCCGTTTGCTTCAAGAAAGGGCCGCTGCAgtagctgctctgggacagccatTGCGGGGGCTGCGCTGCGGCCATCCTGCCGCTTCTGCTCCACACCGGAAGCGATTCATGTGGGTGGCGAAGAGAGCGAAAGGATAAGAAGGAAGCGTTTATTAAAGACGCTTGTGCAGCAATTCTGCCACCGCCGATCGAACGCGTGGGACCGCGACTGAGGCTGAGGCGCGGGGGGCGGGGTTGAAGTGGGGGCGGGGCCTAAACACGGGGCGGAGCCAAAGGCGGGACCAGGGCTGGAGGGGCGAGGCCGGGATCGAGGTCACGTGGGAAGGGGGAGACCGGCCGGGCTCTCGCGCCGCCTTTCCCGCGCGGTGCACGCCGGGATAGATCCGGTTCCGTGAGGGGAGCGCGCGGTGCCTGCTGGGATACATCCGGGCTTGCCGCTCCCGCTTCCCTCCGCTGTCTCCGCTCCCAGCTCCTTCTTCGCCCGTGTTTCTGTCCCAGGCCGCGGCCTCCACTCACCGCCCGACAACATGGCGATGCAAGCAGCCAAACGAGCCAACGTGAGTGCGCTGCGTTGTCCCGTCCCTGCCGGGCTGGGCTCCGGCTCCGTCCCGCTCCAGGCACCCCGCTACCCTGACGGGAATGAGACAGGGGCGTGGGACTGGTTGAtatttaaggccccttccagcCCCAGATATTCTGTGGTTTAGTGATTGCATGATTTAGCCCGTAGGCTGGTGGGACGTGCCTTGGGTCTGACACACCGCCTGTCCTTCCCCCATCAGATCCGGCTCCCTCCCGAGGTCAACCGGATCCTGTACATCAGGAACCTCCCCTACAAAATCACGGCCGAGGAGATGTACGACATTTTTGGGAAGTACGGGCCCATCCGGCAGATCAGAGTGTGAGTATTTAGGTTTCTTTGGACCTTGGAGGGTTTGATGTGCTCCGGTGCCAGTGGCAGCTGGGTTTCACAGCTGGAAAAGTTCAGTGCTCTGGAGCAACACCCTGGGTGCCAGGGGGCGATGTGAAGATGCTCTTAACAAGTgaattagaaaattattctgctgGGAGGTGCAGAGAATGAGCTTAAATTTGAAGTGAACTTGGGGAAGTTGATAAAATACGTGAGACTTGTTTACTTAAGTAAGTTTCAAATACAGCTGGAGTTTTACCTTGATTTAGGGTAAAAATAGGAAAGACAAAAGCTGAACACAAAGAGTTCTCCTGTTTTATGAATATCCAGTAATTAACCAGTGGGAAGACAGGGATGTTGCTGATGGGATCTGTTCACTAGAAACAAATACCAGCAGCAACTCCTGCGTGCCAGAAACAGGATGTCCTTGGGCTACAGTGGAGATGTACCCAGAGTGTCCTCAGGTCTGGATACTGGAGATGTGGCTGTGCCTTTGCTTCTAAAATGCATGGAGGATGTACAGGTCTGCAGTGGCTCTGATGTTTTTCTCCTGGTTAGTTCAAATTCTGAGGACCTGAGCTTTGATCATCCTAGGTGGGTATgtcttggaagggacctttaaaacCATTTCATTCCAACCCCCCAcagtgggcagggacaccttccacctgACTAGGTGCTCTGAGCCCCagccaacctggccttgaacacttccaaggatggagcatccacagcttctctgggtaacttGTTTGATTGATTGTTGTATAAAGTGAGTTTTACAGAGTTGCCCTCGCTAAGCAAAGGACACCAAGGGGACATGTGCTGCTGGTGCCATGCTGGGATGTGACACCAGACAGACCCTTCTCGAGCAAGGAAGGGCAGTGGATGTGACTGGAGAAGTGGCTGAGGGAACAAGGTGCAGTGTAAAGACTGCCTGGCTAAATAGGTGGAATTCTTTGCTAATGAGCATAAAGGAGAGACAGTACTTAAGTTTTCTAAAAAGGTGGGCTGGAACAGCACGATAATGGGACAGATAATTAGGACATATCAGGGGCTTTCCATTGGAGTGATGCACTGGTGTGTTTGTCCAGCAGTTTGTTCAGAGCTACTAATTCATGAAATTTGCCACAGAAATCTCAACATCAGTGCCAAGGCATAACATGTAAGCCCCTTTGTAAAGGCTTTTGTGCTTTGTGTAGTGCTTATCCCATTCTCCTCCTCACTTCTGCACAGATCCCATTGTGGATATGTGTGATACCAGTTGTCCTCAGGAGCTCTCAGAAGTACCTTAGAGACAGTTGTTCTGATTGTGAAGTCTCTATTGCCATCTTTTGTTCAAGATCTGTAAACATTACTGTTATGTGCCCAGACGTGTGTCCCATCCCTCAGGTGGAGGACGTGGAATTGGTGCTCCCGTGGGTGATGGCTGTGCCTCTAGCAGTGGGCGTGCTGCCTCCTAAACTGACTTTGTTATATGCCAGGAGCCCTGTTCCATCCTAGGGACACATCTGATCCAGACAGACACTAACTGACAGCCAAGTCTTGTAATATCAAATAAAAGCTAATTGTACTATaataaagatttaaattatttccagaGATAACATGGCAGCCCTGACAAAAGCTTCAACAACCCAGTTGTTGTGGAGCGGTGCATTTCCCTTAGGGAGCAAAATACAGCACGTTTTCTTGTAGTCTCTGACTCTGAACTGTTTCGTGTGGAAAGCAGGGATGTAGTTTAATACctagaaaaaataacaaattgcTTTTTAGTGAAGTTGCATTAGTTCAGCTAATCTCAGTcactgtgaaataaataaacaaactatTTCCTGTCCATTTTATCTGACCTTGATTCTGTGCTTGCTGTGCAGTGGAAATACCCCTGAGACCAGAGGAACAGCCTACGTGGTCTATGAGGACATCTTCGATGCCAAGAACGCCTGTGACCACCTGTCAGGGTTCAACGTGTGCAACAGATACCTCGTGGTTCTGTACTACAACGCAAACAGGGTGCGTGCGCCTGGGCTGGGGAAGTCACCTCTGAACAAAGCTgtcacaaaaaaacaaccccagcaTCAGCTTGCAAACACAGTCGCTTGGATATTTTTAAGAAGTAAAATCCAGGCTGTTAGAGGGAGAGAATGGGAAACATGGTCAGAATTTCATATTTACTTGATGCTTTGTGTGCAAAAAAGTACCTTTGGACAAAGGGTGTGAAAAACAAGTTTGTGGGGAGTGTACTCTGGAGGAGAGGGTGCAGAGCCCCCACAGTTGCACAGCACATTGCAGCAGGAGGTGAGATCTTGTTTATGGCTAAAATGTCTCCAGTTCTCAATGTCCTCCATGTCACTGATGGCATCCAGGGCCCCACAACATTCTCCAGGACTAGGTTCAAAcaatgctctgtgtgtgtgatggtGATGGAGTTCACACTGATGTTGGTTACAGATTCTGGGGAATAGCTTGTCATAAGTTGAGAGGCTTATTTTGTCttcttacatatttttattttcctaattacAGGCATTCCAAAAGATGgacacaaagaagaaagaagaacagCTTAAGCTTCTCAAGGAAAAATATGGAATTAACACAGACCCACCAAAATAAACTGATCTTTTTTGGAAAACTGTTTTCAAGCCCTACCAAGCTCTTGGCCTAAACGTAGGAATGCTTAACAAAGTGTagttttttctcttaaaaatttgATAACCTGCAATATGCATCTTTATATCTTCAGATTAGGTTTAAATGAATGTAGAACACAGAGATATGCTTTAGGATTATATTCCCCAAGGTGACATGGCTTCTCTGTGCTGAGGGTGACCTGCTTCTAGCAGGAGCTTTCAAGGAGGGACCAAGCAGGTTCTGTGTTTGACTGAACAAAGCAAGCCCAAGCCCTTGTTTGTAACAAAGTTTCTTTCACAAACTGTAGAAGATGAAGGCTTTTAAAAGGATCCATCTGATAAGGGGACTCCAGTCCAACTACCTTGTTCCCCGTGGTGAGGCCAGCGCTGAAGAGCTGCAGTGAACCAATCCAGCTCTCacagtaccaaaaaaaaaaaaagtataggGGCTTTGTTGTGTGTCCCAGGTTCGGACTAAGGAGTTTGTATGAACTGAAGAACACATGACCAAGATGAGAAAGTAGATTAAGGTTTTCATTTTGATACCTGTAGTGGGATTGTTTTCTACTTGACATGGTTGAACTGCAATATATTTTCTGTACATACATTTTTAGGTGTAGCATCTggtgaaggaaaaacaaatttgtttttttaggTCTTTTCAGTACTCATGTCCTGTGTATAAAAATTGAGTGTGATCCAGAGTGTGCATAATGAGTATCTTTTGGAAGTGGGAAAGAATAACCTCTGTCTGTGTTGCGAACCAGCTGGAAGCTGTGTGAATATGGGTACTATCCTGCCTTGGGAGGATTTATTTGCATGGATGTTGTGTTCTACTCCCTGACCAGACAACTTCCAGCCACTGCAGAACTAGGGCAGATAATATACTTTGCCTAGGATTTGtaattcagttttgtttttaagtgcATTCTACTGTCATAGAGAGatgtttccattttctgaaattacttttgtgTTGGAATATGTCACTTCAGGAACAACACTTTGTGTCCATTtggtgaaaaaataaatgtctgcatattttgcttttttgcatCAAGGCTGGCTTCACGCTGTGCTCCTCCTGCATGTAACATGGGCTGCTAGACAGGAATGTTTGATGCAGGTAGCAGCTGTGGCACATCCATGTAGTGCCCATGTAGTACCTCTGTGGGTACAGGGATGCCCATCTGTGGAACAATGCCTACATCCCTCCTGGAGGAGATCCCTggcagctgccctgtgctgtgcaCCTTGCTTGGCAGCTGGAAGGGGCTCACAGCAATACTTACATTTACTATCTGGAACCAATGAGAAACTAAACACTCATCATTTTTCACAGAATGGtcctatttttttcattctttgaagAAACTATTGCAAATTAATAGATGCTCCAAAGAAAAGTTCATTAATGTCTCATGAAGAGTGAGCTCCAAGCCATCTCTGGGGGAAGCAGCCATGATGGTTGATGTGTGATTCCAGCTTTGGGGCGTGCTTGAAGTCCCATCCCACTGGAGCAGACCTGCCCTGCCTTCCCTTGCACACAGACACTGGGGGATGTGAGCCAGACCACGCTCAGCGTGTGCTCAGTGCGCAACTCCTCCCTCCTTGCATCCCTCCCTTAAAACTGACGCTGTTTTTGCAGCCAGAAGCCTTGCAGGCTGCAGTAACCCCAGCTGAAGTCCGAACAGGCACTGGGAGACTTGGAGTCCAGAGGCTGGGTTAGATGAGCAATTCCTGCCTCCATGGCCAGCCTGACTTCCACGTCCTGCCCATCAGGTTAACACAGAGTGTTCTTAGGCAAGAACCAGATtgcattaaaaatgtttaaattaattaaacattCCTGGGAGACTTGCTTCTATGTGAGCATCCACAAGGATTACAAACTGCTCTGCCCccatatatgtatattttacatatataaatatatgtatttatgtgtGCCATGTATATGTGTACACATCCATGTACCAAACAGCTGGataactgaaattatttacacCAACTGCTGGGCATTGAGAAGGCTCCTTGCTGAAATGGGAACTGGAGGTGCTTGTTGCCATGCTGGATTTATGGTTCTAATAAGTAACGAACACTGATAATAAATACCAAAGTGCCAATAATGGGGCTGTGTGCTGCCAGCCTTGTTTTAAATCATATGCAAATACCACATTGCTTCTGTCAATAGCAGAGACCATGGTGCTTGCATTGCAGTGTCTGTTTTGATGAGGATTTGATGCTGTTTGAAAAACATACATAAAAAGCAATTCTTTAGGGCAATAACATTAATAAAAATTCCTTCAATGAATCCTCAAGATCAGCAGCTTTTGATTTCTCTGAGAGCTCAGCTGCTGTCTTTCATTAAATATTCCATTTCATAGTTTTCTTCCAGTGCCTGTTCAGGGCTTTCAATGTCCCTGCAcatgtaaaaatgaaataataatttgtacCTGCAAGACAGggggaatggaaatggaatgCCCGGAGGACTGTTTTGATGAGATCTACTCAAGATTTTGTTTGAAATGTAATATCAAAGAACAGGGAAATGAGTTCAGCTCATGAATGGCAGAGGGGCAACAAATAAAGCAGATGTTACCAGCCTCACACTCTGCATCTGTGCTGATTTTGTGTCTGCTCACTTCCCGTTTAATTTTTCAGGAAGTAGGGCATGAAATTAAGACTGGAAGGTCACTTTTTTCCATTGAATCTGTTTAGAAATTAGTAA
Coding sequences within it:
- the SF3B6 gene encoding splicing factor 3B subunit 6, with amino-acid sequence MAMQAAKRANIRLPPEVNRILYIRNLPYKITAEEMYDIFGKYGPIRQIRVGNTPETRGTAYVVYEDIFDAKNACDHLSGFNVCNRYLVVLYYNANRAFQKMDTKKKEEQLKLLKEKYGINTDPPK